One window of Chryseobacterium sp. JJR-5R genomic DNA carries:
- a CDS encoding DUF6122 family protein, which produces MEFLDTGLLKTFTHYFLHFVFPIFIALVFYRDNWKKAYLILLVTMLVDLDHLFADPVFDPDRASVGFHFLHSYYAIAVYFLMLFFKGNIRIIGIGLLFHMLTDLQDFYLWNH; this is translated from the coding sequence ATGGAATTTTTAGATACCGGATTGCTGAAAACCTTCACCCATTATTTTTTACATTTTGTTTTCCCGATTTTTATTGCGTTGGTTTTTTACCGTGACAACTGGAAAAAAGCATACCTGATCCTGCTGGTAACCATGCTGGTAGATCTGGACCATTTATTTGCAGACCCTGTTTTCGATCCGGACCGGGCAAGTGTGGGATTCCATTTTTTACATTCTTATTATGCCATTGCGGTGTATTTTTTGATGCTTTTTTTTAAAGGAAATATCAGGATCATCGGTATCGGGTTGCTGTTTCATATGTTGACGGACCTTCAGGATTTTTATCTCTGGAACCATTAA